AACAAACTGCTTTCCAATTTGGAGGAATGTGTTTGCACGTATAAATAAGAGACAGTGTCAAGCTTTCTGTCTCATGGGCACATTTTTCATCTTACAGTCCCTAATTTCATCGGTTTTCAACCTATCAAAGTTATTGTTGAATCTTGTGGTGGATTTCAGCAATCCTATCATGGATGAACTTGGTTCTGTGGTGTGCTGCGGAAGCATAACAAGTCAAACACTTCAAGACTGGAAGCCTTTTCCATGCTGACAGTTTTAACTCTAGGATACTCCCCCAGCTGACATCAGTTTAGTTACCTCATCATAATAGTCAACCATGCTGTGCTTTCTAGTGACATCTGCAGCACACTTGTGTCTGCATCTGCTGAAACTGTGTTGTGAAGACAATTGCAGCAGGTGACCAAGCCTCTACTTCATATACAGCTGAACTAGGTCTATCCTTCCTTTGAAGTAACATCTACTATGAGTGCCTCGTTATTGCCTCAAAATCGAGGtattgttaattttttcaagtaacTGTGTAGACGCCATGGAACTCTACTTTTGGAAGCTAAGGAAGTCGTCTTCAATATTAATAATTTAGTTAAAACATTCCTTTACTATATCCATTgccccctgggagtgagacttgatcgattttactctgtgtaacgccagatgattgtacttgtcaatggggaggGGCAGTTAATTAGTCAATGGGTTATTGAACCAAGCTTATCATTCTTAATTGATATTATATTTGGTTTATCTCTGAGCCCTGTAAAGTGAATTTGGACATAAGAAGTATATAAATGATgcaccataataataatagtaataataataataataattattagtatcacccaactagtggactaatgcaaatcctgcattttgattggatacGCTAATAGAGGTCTATCagtaatagtccttgagtagcgaaaagcgtgacgctttctttcgttttattcctaaataaatatctctttaacttgcatttgctaactttattattgcctcttttctgtccgactagttgggtgatactaaaacaattagacccttcgccctcaagagccacgggtcaatagcccattcggcttcgcctcatgggctattgagccgtagcccttgcgggctacgggtctaattgttaattattattattattattattgtacataatataataatagttaataataattatttaacaattagacccttcgcccgcaagggctacgggtcaatagcccaactagtcggacagaaaaggcaataatgaagttagcaaatgcaagttaaagaaatatttatttggcaataaaaggaaagaaagcgtcacccttttcgctactcgaggactattactaatagtcctctagtagcgtagctaATCAAAATGCATCATTTGCATTAgtcgactagttgggtgatactaataactattattattattattattattattattattattattattatgattattattattaaaatgtaagGGAGCCCAATGTTTATTTTTACAGTTCCATGACCTTTCTCAAGATCCTTGCCAATCCCAAAAGAGTGCAGTACGTGTTCTTGACTAGATCATCTCCACCGGCGTACCATGCCATGGCATGTAATCCTAAAAAATGCAACGAACTAATACTTTGTAAGAAGGTTGCTCATGATATAGACTCTGTGAACAATATAACGCAAGTTTCTTGTTTAAAAGTGTTAGGGGTTACTTTACAAAGCAATCATAGATTTAACGAGCATATTAAGGTTAAGCTGCAGGAGGCCAACAAGTGTCTTTATGTGATAAGATGTTTACGTAAAGAGGGATACCAACAACCAGACGTAGATTACCTTTTTAGATCAATTGTTCTACCCAAACTAACGTACGGTCTACCCGTATATGCCTCCTCAATACCTAAATTAACGACTTTTCAGAATTTTCTACAGCGCTGCTTTAAACGCAAATATGTTTCGTACCGAATTGACATATATGGCGTATTAGAAGAGGTTGATCGCTCACTATTCAAGAAGATCTCCGGTATGCCCGGTCACCCTCTGTACCCTTCCGTccccaaaatgaaaaaaagctcAGCACGCCTCCGAGTTCCTAGTAGTCAACTCCCTAGGGTTAATACCCAgcgttttaaaaatagttttttttaacaggcttttttttaaatatagagTAGCTATTTAATGTAATGTCGATAgccttgtaattctaattaattcttttggctatttttaatgtaactgtTCTTGTTTTTAGCATgtatttttgcttaaaaaacaataaaggcctatttatttatttatttatttatttatttatttatttatttaaccccAGTCATTGTCAGATATTCAGGAAGTCTCATTGGGACTGTTTCCAGTGCACCTCTTATTACTGGAATCACTTTTGCCAGTGTATATTCCAGATTCTTTTATAATTATCTAGCTAGGTACGGTAttggtatttttattttttcatcttCCTTTTCCTTAACTCTTATATTTTCTGGAATTGCTACATCAATGATTTGtcagttttttcttttgtttgttcacTACAACTATATCAGGTCTTCTTGCAAGTTGAAATCTTAAAAAAGAGGCTAAAGTGAACTCATAAATGGCCTATTCAGCACAACATGCTTAAAGCTCCTCTGGAATGGCATTTACTTCATTAATTTGCTTAATACGGTGATACCTTTCCATTTCAGGACGCAGATGAGTTTGAAACGAGTTAGTTGTCACCAGCTGATATACATTCAGGTATCATAGATATCTACTGATAACAGAATGTTGGGTTTAATCTCGCAAGGGTCTATTTGACATACCTAGATTTAAGGCCCTTTATTTTTCCTTAGTGAGTTCCCAGCTGGAGTACATTTTGGTGATCTGGTCACCTCACACCAAGATGAATTAATTGATTTAATTGAACGTGCAGGGGAGAGtttcaaagttaattttaaaatctgACACTAAATTTGCTATACTTGTTTAAAGGAGCTTAATCTTAATTCTCTTGAGCAAAGGCGTGTTATAGCTGATGTTACTTTCTTATATAAAGTTTTAAATGGTCATCTTGACATTGATTTTAGtagtttttaaaacttttattgtTTAGACGATTGTTATACCTGTTAGAGTCTTGACTGCTTCAAAGTAAGGAAAAACTTTGTTATAGCCCTGGTGAAAATCTGTTGAGGGTCTTCAAAGATCTTCGTgaagatctttaaggatcttagTAAGGATCTTAGTAAGGATCCTCAAACTTCCTTGCAAAGATCCTTTATGGATCTTTACTATAATCTTACcaaagatctttaaggatcttcattaatcttaccaaagatcttcaaagatcctgaTCTATTCTTGAggataaggaaaggttacgtttaaacaaacgttggccgtgtagcgcttatattttaaacagagttaactgaatagagtgtaatgtgaagtgctagatttctatcccatatgaaccatgtgagcattagccctggtcagagtttttctctgtccttgtgtgggcccatttccatcagtagggctaacactcacatggttcatatgggatagaaatctagcacttcacattacactctattcagttaactctattcTTGAGGATGTTGTCAAGATCTTTAATTGTGATCAGTTTGGGTGTATTCAGTATTCTCACTAATGATCTTCAAGGATCTTTGTGGCTCTATTAAAGAACCATCATGATGATTACTGCCAATTATGGCGTTGATTCACCTCAGGGTTGGGATGCCATTTGGAAAACATGCTAATCAAACGTAAATTTTGGAATGGCCAATTCCTATTAACTAccgtgaacaacaacaacaataaattatggCACAAAGACCATTTAAACTTTCCTTATTTGCATAGATCTGTTTATCACTgtcaaaatcataaaaaaaagaaaaaaaaatttggggaTTAAGGATACAGTAATTACAGCATGTCCTCTTAATACTGAGGCCATTTGCCACACCACTGTGACAATATTCTTTTATATTTCCACTAAATCCAACTACAAATAAGGGAAGgcattgtgaaaaagtaatgtaattcatataattatatttaataCTACAGTAACAATACTTGCTTGATAAAGGTATATAAGAACCAAGTTTTCCCAAGCTAGGCTAAGAAAGTTCTTGTAAAAGTGTTGCTTACTGGCAACTGGAAAATTAGGCTACAGACTGTACTCAGGttcttattttgaaaataaaatataatatgaAAGTGGGTGTGGCCTACGTTAGGCCTATTTTTGGTACTGCatgcataataattatgttATAAAAATCCCTTTAATCCTAGTATGTTAAAGCCATATATGAAGTTTGTACAAAGCTATGCAAGttaaacagaacaaaaacaacattaaaacATGGTACAGTGTGTTGCTGCCGGGACAAATACGTTGCTGGTAGAGCTTGTTACGGGTATATTAAATTTGTGTATTCAGTGTTTGAGTGAATTTCTTAAAATAAGAACCCAATGGAAAACTGTAGGCTAAAGCAAGTTAAAGGACTCTAAATGGTCTGTCTtagcctaacaggttcttaaaatCTAGGTTCTTTTATGTGGGTTTTTTACTGTAACTCATGTTTCGTTCTTGTACAATTTTTCagaaaaagaataaattatGCTTCAAACTCTTTTATCCCCATTGTGAACACTTACAATGTAGTACATGTAGATTATTGTGCCAGATTTAGCAAGATTTTGCAAGCTTCCGGGAGGATTCTTAATTAAAATATGAACAATGGTCGTTCTATAAACAAGAGCAATACCACTTTCTTTTGTGATGGTTCTCGTTCCGGTTCTTCTCACTTAACCCATgttatttcataaaattgtaatAAAGTGATTGTTTTGTCAGAACATATTGATATTGTGCAATAAGTACAGTACAACATAAGGCAATTGGGTTTTTCGtttctgatttttttatcaaatgCTATAAATGAACCATTACTCCTTTTGATTATTTCTCACTTTCAACAGTCACGTCCTTGATCAAAATTGCACAAGACATTATTTAATTGAGGTATGTACAAGTTCTCCCTAAAGTTTTTGAAGAATCCCTAAAGCATCCTGTAGAAAACGTCCCTAAAAGAGCCTTAAGGTGAATCCCTTTAAAATCCTGATCATGTTCAAGAAGCCCCTTTAAAGATGCAATGATAACTAATAAATTGTAATTACTGAGTTCCCCCAAACATCTTTttagatctttaaggatcctgatAGAAATTAATCCCTTTAAGGTCCTCAAGAATTCCTTGAGGATCTCTCAAGGATCCTAAGGAGATCCTTTGAttgatcttgaaaggatctttATCAAGATCCTAAAAGATCCTCAAGAATCCTTTgcggatctttcaaggatcctagAAAGACCTCTTGACTGTTCTTGAAAAGACCTTTATcaagatccttgaagatcctcaaggatgtcatgaagatctttgaaggatcttttCGATTAGATTACAAAGATCTTTCCaaagatccttgaaagatccttaaagattaTATGAGGATTCATCAAACGGAGGAGCATTCAtcaaggatcttaaaagatCTTGATATAGATCTTTTCAAGATCAGTTCAAAGATCCttttaggatccttgaaagatcatCAAAGAATTCTTGATGATCTGCAAAGATCCTTATCAAgattttgaactatattctaaataaacaaataaataaaaagataaataaataagttcCTCTCGCTCTGTTAAAGGAGAAGTAAACTCCAAAACTCTAGAAACCATATGATAATTATCTCCGCCATAAAAATAAACAGACTGACCGCGTTTTCAGCTTCGAAAGACTTTTCCAATCTGACAAAATTGGAAAAAAGAGTTTACGTGTGCCGCCATTTTCGATATTGCTCAATAAGCTGGCCGCCGCTTACTTGTGACGCAACAGAGTTCACCTGTTATAACATGGCTGCACTCGAACCGAACCAATTTGGGCCAGAACGCGAACTGAATCAAAACAGAGAGGTTGATGAGGGTTGGGATCCTGAGGACAACGGAAGGGAAATAAGGCTGGGCAATCTCTTTGAGAAATTAGGCGCTGCATAAGAAGGAATTGTCGACACAAATAATGAGTTTTCCGATAACCTGCAACCGCAAGTCTGTTTGTTAatctcatgttttttttttttcccagatGTGAGTTTTCTGATAACCGGCAGCGGGAGTTGTGTTTGTTAACCTCACGTTTTGTTTCCCGTCATCTGGGTTGAACTGTATGACGTCATGTGTGTGCGGCCACGTTAcagaattgttttcaaaatggcggcttgCAAAGTCGACTGTTTCACCAGCACAATTAGAAGACACTTTTCAAAAAGTTGTGTTGCTCTTTGGGATCTGAAAACGTgtttcaaagtaaaattttacgtATACTTTCTAatagcagaggtaaaatcataTGGTATCTGCAGTTTACTTCTCCTTTAAAGTCCCGTACTTCGGCAATTGTAATATATTAATTTAGAAAACGTACGACATTTGTACGAGTTTATTGGCACAGTGAACCACCGCGGATTGACCAATCAGCGCGGGCGCGCGCAtttttttgcttaccatatAAAATCATAAATTGTACGCATTTTAAGTAAGGTACTTCTTTGTTGCTCTTGCATGATTCCTAATCGTTTTGAAATTTGTCTTTTGACTATgggcatttttttaaattgttgatTTTATGTTTTATTTCAGTCTGGCAAGTTTGACATGGCCGGCGGGTGATTTGCTCAAGAAATGCCTCCAATACGCTAAGGTCAGAAATCTTTACTATGCGCAAAGAACAAAAACAGGACGAGTGTGTCACTGACGCTCTTGCCACATCTTAGCGTCTTCTTTGGACTGCATTGAACAGATGCATGTCAAGATGgaatttctttgttaataaagaAACCCAAAAGCTGTTAATGACGTCGGCTATGTGTCTGTCCTCTTGTATATCATAAGTAAGAACCAGTCAAAATGCGAGTATAATTCAGCTTATTATATATCATACGAATCTATTTTCCATATACAATTAAAATACGCAAAGCTGGCTTCTAAGGGCCTCTCCTTACGGGCTCGGCTGGTTGCAAATTTTGATATTGTCGGCTTTCGAAAACAAGAATACACAGACTATGACCGTTTCCATGGAAATGGTCCGTATAGCAAAATCCCGACCacgaaagaaccaatcagaatgctcaGATTTACCTCAACTATATAATAATGTATTTTCCAGACACAATTAAAATACACAAAGCTGGTATTTAAGGGCTTCATATGAGCTCGGTGACCGAGCTGGCCCTGCTACCAGGATGAATGTTGTCTTTTCATTTGGGAAATTTGATCCCGGTTACCGAGGTGAAAAAAGCCGCCAAAGGCACACCGAAGaactaaaaatacaaacaaggCATACGAAGTTGGAAAACATTCATCCCGGTTAAGCCTAGTTCCCACTATCGACATAacgatcataatcataatcataagcacGACATAACGCTGTTATGTCGCTTATGTCTTAGCGGGAACGTCCAGAAACATAATCATaggcagggctcgaaattaaaaaaaattccaagtcGCCTTTTGGCGactatcaaagaaaaaatggtcgccaaatgcaaaaatgcagTCGCCAGCTAGTACAAGAACAGAAACTCAGATTAGAGCCTCATTTAATTAGCATTGTTGTTCGGCTTCTGGTAGATTGTGGCAGCTGAGGTTGTGGGACAGAGCGAAATACTCCATCTTGAATGACTTAAAAcacgaaagaaaaaattcctgaaCACTTTTGCGTGACAATCTTACCTTAAGGAGTAAGCGAACAAAGTAATAAGAACATTTCAGGGTTACTTTGGCCAGGAACAACTGCAGCTTTCACATCGAACGCGAGAAATCGCACGCTCTGAACAAACGTTTTTGAAAGGCTTTGAAACGCTTCTTGTTTGCATTCTAACAACGATCTTGTTTCCTGGTAATTTCTAGACTGCAGCAAATTACGAAAATCGCTCAGTGTATCCTTCTCTTGTGATAAATAATTCATGACTTTCGGTGTAGACTCGTCTCACTTGATCGAGGACATGGTGAAAGCCGGTTCCTTGCGACCAAATCTGCGACAGAATGCAGCggcctttgaacaaaatgttgcGCCCGCGATCATCATGCGAAAGCCGCTGTAATGTCCTCTCGGAGGTCGCGATTCaagtttttttggaaaaggtaAACAGATTTAATTTGCGTTTCCTTTTGCAGAAAAGCAGAAATGAGACTAAGGAAATTGTTTCTCACCTTaagtgttttatttatcagaggAACATAGTCGCCAAAATGGCGACTAAACTCGAATTTTCAGTCGCCAAGTTAAAagttttagtcgcattggcgaccgtatcggtcgcaatttcgagccctgatagGCGCCCTTATGATCAACATAATCATAATAAGAAAATGATCCACCATTtttttatgattatgattatggctTTGACTATGACTATGTCGCTTTCCTTTGCAGTGGGAACGCGAAAATCATAACGACATAATGAGAAACATAATGACGCAACGGGGTCATTGtgttttggccaattaaagtcTAGGACCAGTACTTTCGGGTTggttcattttcaagatggcggccagctCGAGGAAAAGCTTTACGTTTTTAGAGCGGCCGTCCCCTCTAGAACATAAGGagcttatgtttatgtttatgattatgattatgcttATGATCCTTATGTCGCCAGTGGGAACTAAGCTTTACCGGGCTGAATGAAGTGCTGATGTGGGAAATTGTCCATCTCGGCTACTGAGATCTCGTCAACCGGGCCTGCCCGCCCTCTCGTATGAATACATCGAGAATTTTGCAAAGGATTTAGCGGTGAGGTGAGATCTCGGAAACCGAGCCAGCCTGGTAAATCGGTCTTACTAGAAGATATCCTAAAACACCCGGCAAGAGTAACGCTACTTTACGCCGTTGTTAAGGGAAAGATGTACTGGCTACAATTCAAACATCTTCTCCACTTTGGAACACCAATATATCGGGTCATGCTTGATGCCTCATTTCGCCAGGATTTTGAGAAAGACAACGCTACATCATTATTCAAACTGCCTTATTTTGTAGACGTATAAGCTGTAATAATTGGCTATCGTAATTATTTTCCCATACTAAACAGCCATAAATTAGATAAGAATACTCCAGAGAGTAATAGATACTGATTGCAAATAGCGTTTAACCTTAGTCATAATATTAATACTCCTATTTACTTTATCACATGTATACATAATCAATATGGTGATGCCAAGATAGATGATGGGCAATAACAATCCCTATAGATATTTGATATTGAACGCTGTCTCCAAGATTATGGGCAGTTAGAATAATAAGCGATACTACTCTTTTGCGAGATGCTATTACTCCTTACGAAGggaaaggggggaggggtgatGATGTGGGCATCCGAGTTATCCATTGCGAACGAACTCGAATTTTAACGTTTCATTGTGAGCTAAATCGTTCAGCGGCTTTTAAATGATTTCCTTATGACCAAAACCAAACCAATCATTTTGGTCAATCATAGTAGACGCAGGCAATCAATTGCACATGTCCCAATCATAACGCGCAACCAGCGCCAAGCACGGGAAAACGCGTGCGAAGGAGTCAGTGGCTTCTGCTTGCATGCTAATATCTGGAGTAACATGTTTAATGCAATCACGGGCGTagtgatgcaaaaccaaagtaattacggAATTAATGCTGAcgcctttctttcataacttgtcTCTTCTTCGTTTCTCGGAAactgtaatttttatgattaattggtaagaggacttGGTGTCGTCCAATTTCAATCTGCAATCATACTCGTAATAAAGCAAACCGGACTTCCGCTGCACGGTCGcccgattttgttatcactcgtatgattacagaccgaatgggactccactcagtcctattgcCATTACCAAGAGCCGTAATGGCTCTGGCCATTACTTATTTGCCACAAAAAATTTGCTATGTGGATGAGGCTATAACCAGCGAACCTAGATTTTAAGAacctgcttggctaaaattgGCCAGTTGGACCCCCTCTGTGCAAGAACcttttaaggctcaaatttaaaaaaaggttcttatttTCTGAATCATAGGTAAAAATTCACTAAATTGGTACTCAATTGGTACTTTCATATGTTGGGACTATACACTGTTAATGCTGAGAAAGCGTGTAATGTTATGTACACTGGTAAGACTTCCACATGATCATTTATGTCGTAAGCACTTCTTTTTTCAATAAAAGTCATTATTGCATAAATAAATACTTTTCGTGTTAATTTTATGTAAGGAATAGGCTGAAAACCATTACATTTGAAAGGTTAAATGTCGCTCAAACCAGTTCCAACACTTgaaaaacgttcttattagaagaaTTGACACAACAACGCTTCATTACTTAagagcaatgttatggtaccatatcgaacatcaattattgctgaaaaagattcggtaaTTTTTGTGATATAttaagttaccgtggcaacaggaaagctctgcaaaaacaccccatatgtTGGCTTtggctgctcatatctcaaaaacgaacttggagacccccattttttatttctgaaatgtaaccGGCATGCCAGAATAAACCTTtgtgtggagcggattcagagccaccttaaataattgaaaatttaaggtagctctgaattcgccccacataatttttttagacTCTGCggagagttttatcttggcctgctgattacttttgtgcaataaaaaattgcacAAATTGAGCTTTCATAGGAAAACAGCGGCGAATACTTGGGACTACTCGTTCCGTTGCTGCTACCTAATTATAGGGTGTGTACATGGAGggaggaagatcctagcactagaaAGATCCTCAGGAGACGGACTGACGTAGCACCATGTGTTTTCTGTATTCAACTTACATGCAAGAAGTTCTACTTGGCCCTAGCGCTAAGAAAGTTCTATGATAGGATCTTAGCTGAGAATTACGAAGATCCCAGAATTAACGAGATCTTAAAAGGGCAGTGTCATGCGATGGCATGCGCAGTATTTTTCACACGCAGAGATTTTAACAggcgttattattattattattattattattattattattattattattattattattatttatttatttatttattttttgctttttctgtttaagccTAGACCAAATACGGCTTTAGAAAGGCACTAAAatgcatatttatcaattatcGATGATTTtggagtccaagaaataaaatcgaacacaaatatgatgccatgtttgttttctgcgtgacagctgaattcagtgaagtgtgacCGGGAACACATGTCGCTGGTGGGttggtacatttcgctgacccccagtctaagcacccattttaaaaaggttaacttacatgaagtaatcggccatcacaacactaatcgaaagctaacctttttgaaatgggtgcttagacttaaaaactgttgaacaatgctgtttaaaatgggtggtgaggcttaagtaagcactatttgagatgctgcctacacatggatcaacagtatttattcgaaatagtatttttagggtagtcagtttgggtagtccatggactgggggtcagcgaaatgtaccgaCCCTGTCGGCGGTTCAAGCACTCacacataaatattttttttctctgcgaCAAACCAGACATATTATCAAGATTAACATGccatttcaaagctgaaagagagagcatttatttccaagagacTAGTCGAAAGACAATAAGCTACCATGTGAAGTTAGTGGAAATTCGGCCACAAAGTGAAACTGTAATCGATCAAATAATAGAAGCCTCAGTGCTTGGTATCTTTTCACAATGTATTTGGTACAAAGGAAGTAAAAGTTCTGCTGAGTGAAATTCAATTCAGTTAATTGCATTCATTAGTTAAGAGAcaatacaaataaaacaaagaaaagaggcTGAAGTTACTGAACTCGGAAATTGCTGCATGCAGCCGGAGTTTCTTACGTTCCACTTTAATAGTCTTTTTGGCTCGTCGTGGGATCGAAGTACAAAACAATGCCTGCTTCAGAGGCCACGTTCGTGATCGCAAACACTAATCGTGCAGTTCAAAGATTTCTTTGGCTCCTCAATTGCCAAAGGCAATCTCTGAGTAATCAAAATATGATTGGACTAGATCAAGCAGATGTTAAACACaggaaatttcaattttactcTAGATATTACAAACAAATGAAGCATATCGGACAAACGCCTTTCACTTTGCGGGACCGCACTTTGTTGGACCATACGAGAAAGAAGGACAGCGAAGGTAAGGTTGTTAAACTTTAAGGAAGTACTGCGTTTCATTTAAAACTGTGACTAGAGTTATTTCCTTGACttaattcaggggcacccaacgagaatttagtgcaaaaccacttaaacatagcattgttaaacgtattttagtatttagacggtagatataggcatatttttatctcctaaaaaattttcatcaGTTCGGATTTcccagctgaaagtctagtgatccgaaaattatagggatcaaaacttactttttcgaaaatttcagccggaaaaaaaggctcccaaaaattctagttgaccttttagggtaaaaatccgttaaaaatgggcaatgataccaatttttagatgttcgaaaatcctaggataggcaggcaagcaagaaatttgacaacaaatgttccgaaaattctagatctcaaatcgtcttccgaacagatattttccgaaaattgacgttgggtgcccttgttaATTTTGTCCTGAATACAATGCTTATTTTAAATTGCCACGCCTAGATAAGAAAAATTACTGTCCATTGCCATTTTTGTCTGCTTGAAGTCTGATCTTCCAATTTGTCCTCCGTCGATTGTTTTTAGAACCTAGAGAAATTGGTTACACTCAACGACTTGCATCCTTGATGCAAGGTTTTATACGCTAACAGTATGCAAGTTTGGACATGTGGTTCTTCATCGACGGAAAAGCAACGTTTCGCTGGAAAAAGTTGTTGTTTTTCGTCTATCATAAGAAGATGTCTACTtacaaaagtccttttttttgttcttcaaaCGTGGCAGCCAGTTGTGAC
The sequence above is a segment of the Montipora foliosa isolate CH-2021 chromosome 2, ASM3666993v2, whole genome shotgun sequence genome. Coding sequences within it:
- the LOC137993014 gene encoding uncharacterized protein isoform X2, with the translated sequence MLCFLVTSAAHLCLHLLKLCCEDNCSRTQMSLKRVSCHQLIYIQYVKAIYEVCTKLCKLNRTKTTLKHGTVCCCRDKYVAGRACYGLASLTWPAGDLLKKCLQYAKILQTNEAYRTNAFHFAGPHFVGPYEKEGQRRPR
- the LOC137993014 gene encoding uncharacterized protein isoform X1, which encodes MQKCRKRLETFIQSVVPKRVAVYNSFTTVSSSTEGTQRKLGRTQMSLKRVSCHQLIYIQYVKAIYEVCTKLCKLNRTKTTLKHGTVCCCRDKYVAGRACYGLASLTWPAGDLLKKCLQYAKILQTNEAYRTNAFHFAGPHFVGPYEKEGQRRPR
- the LOC137993014 gene encoding uncharacterized protein isoform X4 encodes the protein MQKCRKRLETFIQSVVPKRVAVYNSFTTVSSSTEGTQRKLGRTQMSLKRVSCHQLIYIQYVKAIYEVCTKLCKLNRTKTTLKHGTVCCCRDKYVAGRACYGLASLTWPAGDLLKKCLQYAKVKIH
- the LOC137993014 gene encoding uncharacterized protein isoform X3, coding for MQKCRKRLETFIQSVVPKRVAVYNSFTTVSSSTEGTQRKLGRTQMSLKRVSCHQLIYIQYVKAIYEVCTKLCKLNRTKTTLKHGTVCCCRDKYVAGRACYGLASLTWPAGDLLKKCLQYAKVRNLYYAQRTKTGRVCH
- the LOC137993014 gene encoding uncharacterized protein isoform X5, with amino-acid sequence MSLKRVSCHQLIYIQYVKAIYEVCTKLCKLNRTKTTLKHGTVCCCRDKYVAGRACYGLASLTWPAGDLLKKCLQYAKILQTNEAYRTNAFHFAGPHFVGPYEKEGQRRPR